A region from the Saccharomonospora azurea NA-128 genome encodes:
- a CDS encoding S8 family peptidase, giving the protein MRGHRVFNGRTLAGVGLSAGVAVLTALGANVPAAAAQEGTILGVDAEGAIDNSYIVVLKDGTTVDEVADRHSADVEHVYDNALNGFSATMSETMAKRAAADPRVAYVEQNRVFHTMDDQTNPPSWGLDRVDQRNLPLDDTYSYSTTASNVEAYIIDTGIRISHDDFDGRARHGYDFVDNDSDADDCNGHGTHVAGTVGGSSYGVAKGVELIGVRVLDCSGSGSYDGVIAGIDWVTENASGPAVANMSLGGGASTAVDDAVRRSIAAGVTYALAAGNDYGADACNSSPARTQEAITVGSTTSTDARSSFSNIGTCVDIFAPGSNITSAWIGSDSDENTISGTSMATPHVAGAAALYLADNPSASPQQVRDHLVDNGTSGVVGNPGSGSPNVLLYTGSEGGNEPGPDPEPTDCDPVTNSSAVNIRDYGTVTSPLTVSGCDRAASGTTTVSVDIEHTYRGDLRIDLVAPDGTTHRLKNSGWDSRDDVKETYTIDASSSPADGTWELRVTDVYYGDSGRLNSWTLTP; this is encoded by the coding sequence GTGCGAGGTCACAGAGTGTTCAACGGCAGAACGCTTGCCGGTGTCGGGCTCAGCGCCGGGGTCGCCGTCCTGACCGCGTTGGGGGCGAACGTCCCCGCCGCCGCGGCGCAGGAGGGCACGATCCTGGGAGTTGACGCCGAGGGTGCCATCGACAACAGCTACATCGTCGTCCTGAAGGACGGCACGACGGTCGACGAGGTCGCCGACCGGCACAGCGCTGACGTGGAACACGTCTACGACAACGCGCTGAACGGCTTTTCGGCGACGATGAGCGAGACCATGGCCAAACGTGCGGCGGCCGACCCCCGCGTCGCGTACGTCGAGCAGAACCGGGTCTTCCACACGATGGACGACCAGACGAACCCGCCGTCCTGGGGGCTCGACCGCGTCGACCAGCGGAACCTGCCACTGGACGACACGTACAGCTACTCGACCACGGCGTCGAACGTCGAGGCGTACATCATCGACACCGGTATCCGGATCTCGCACGACGACTTCGACGGTCGGGCTCGCCACGGCTACGACTTCGTCGACAACGACAGCGACGCCGACGACTGCAACGGCCACGGCACCCACGTGGCGGGCACGGTCGGCGGCAGCTCCTACGGTGTCGCCAAGGGCGTCGAGCTGATCGGTGTCCGAGTGCTCGACTGCTCGGGCTCGGGCTCGTACGACGGCGTCATCGCCGGCATCGACTGGGTCACCGAGAACGCGTCGGGCCCGGCCGTGGCCAACATGAGCCTCGGTGGCGGTGCGTCCACCGCCGTGGACGACGCGGTGCGCCGCTCGATCGCGGCGGGCGTGACGTACGCGCTGGCGGCGGGCAACGACTACGGCGCCGACGCGTGCAACAGCTCGCCGGCCCGGACGCAGGAGGCCATCACCGTCGGCTCGACCACGAGCACGGACGCGCGGTCGAGCTTCTCCAACATCGGCACCTGCGTGGACATCTTCGCGCCGGGCAGCAACATCACGTCGGCCTGGATCGGCAGCGACTCCGACGAGAACACCATCAGCGGCACCTCGATGGCCACGCCGCACGTGGCGGGCGCGGCGGCGCTGTACCTGGCGGACAACCCGTCGGCCTCGCCGCAGCAGGTGCGTGACCACCTCGTGGACAACGGCACGAGCGGTGTCGTCGGCAACCCGGGCAGCGGCTCGCCCAACGTGCTGCTCTACACCGGTAGCGAGGGCGGCAACGAGCCCGGCCCCGACCCCGAGCCCACCGACTGCGACCCGGTGACCAACTCGTCGGCCGTGAACATCCGCGACTACGGCACCGTGACCAGCCCGCTGACCGTCAGCGGCTGCGACCGTGCCGCGTCCGGCACGACCACGGTCTCGGTGGACATCGAGCACACCTACCGCGGTGACCTGCGCATCGACCTGGTCGCCCCGGACGGCACGACCCACCGTCTGAAGAACAGCGGTTGGGACTCGCGTGACGACGTGAAGGAGACCTACACGATCGACGCGTCGAGCTCGCCGGCCGACGGAACCTGGGAGCTGCGGGTGACCGACGTCTACTACGGCGACAGCGGCCGCCTCAACAGCTGGACCCTCACCCCGTGA
- a CDS encoding bis-aminopropyl spermidine synthase family protein, with translation MDLGVFARQHRSAIRLLDAGWVQFDALVRDTGLPRRSVEDLLAELADDVERDGTALRLRPGTAQAWLDHVGRRANPPHDLAARIERHLADVPPPLPALDHVQATLDTVVRRALWLDEHYDLGRLKLVFVGDHDLTSLAVRELRADTDLAVVDVDDRVLEHIDRRSGGTIRTVHADLRFGLPRAVSGTADLVFSDPPYTPEGMALFASRAVECLREPTHGRVLLAYGYSRRHPTLGHQTQKALINLGLTFEAIVPGFHRYHGAQAVGSTADLYVCHPTPRARKKTKGGQAIYTHGPRSVEAVGTAPSEVRSKLDDLASAGGKKVVSAGPDWTKPTTAEEGTAVAVDLTGDPGPWLVRVLLGVNAERVAVLVPNAHPDLTDAPSQSALIELVAPKYRLRLLRSTPDSKHAVVVADRTETTTAAHRVWTRAHARLGNVWPQAPADLADLRLIDLPRHRIVDVLRRLTAEHPTDLEAEKAPRD, from the coding sequence GTGGATCTCGGCGTGTTCGCGCGACAGCACCGGTCGGCCATCCGTCTTCTGGACGCGGGGTGGGTGCAGTTCGACGCTCTCGTCCGTGACACGGGACTGCCGCGCCGCTCGGTGGAGGACCTCCTCGCCGAACTCGCCGACGACGTGGAACGCGACGGCACCGCGCTCCGCCTGCGGCCGGGGACGGCGCAGGCGTGGCTCGATCACGTCGGTCGGCGGGCGAACCCGCCCCACGACCTCGCGGCCCGCATCGAGCGGCACCTCGCCGACGTTCCTCCACCGCTGCCCGCGCTGGACCACGTCCAGGCGACCCTCGACACCGTGGTGCGCCGCGCCCTCTGGCTCGACGAGCACTACGACCTCGGGCGCCTCAAACTCGTGTTCGTCGGCGACCACGACCTCACCTCGCTCGCGGTCCGGGAGTTGCGGGCCGACACCGACCTCGCCGTGGTGGACGTCGACGACCGCGTGCTCGAACACATCGACCGGCGCAGCGGCGGCACGATCCGCACCGTCCACGCGGACCTCCGGTTCGGACTGCCCCGCGCCGTGTCGGGCACGGCCGACCTCGTGTTCAGCGACCCGCCGTACACGCCGGAGGGCATGGCGCTCTTCGCCTCCCGGGCGGTCGAATGCCTGCGCGAACCGACCCACGGGCGGGTGCTGCTCGCCTACGGCTACAGCCGCCGCCATCCGACGCTCGGCCACCAGACCCAGAAGGCGCTGATCAACCTCGGCCTGACCTTCGAGGCGATCGTGCCGGGCTTCCACCGCTACCACGGTGCGCAGGCGGTGGGCAGCACCGCGGATCTCTACGTCTGCCATCCCACGCCCCGGGCTCGGAAGAAGACCAAGGGCGGCCAGGCGATCTACACCCACGGCCCCCGGTCCGTGGAAGCCGTGGGCACGGCCCCGAGCGAGGTGCGCTCGAAACTCGACGACCTCGCGAGCGCGGGCGGGAAGAAGGTCGTGTCGGCCGGTCCCGACTGGACGAAGCCGACCACGGCGGAGGAGGGGACGGCGGTGGCCGTCGACCTCACCGGCGATCCCGGTCCGTGGTTGGTGCGCGTACTACTGGGCGTGAACGCCGAGCGCGTGGCGGTGCTCGTTCCCAACGCCCACCCCGACCTCACCGACGCGCCCTCGCAGTCGGCACTGATCGAGCTCGTCGCGCCGAAGTACCGACTGCGACTGCTGCGCAGCACACCCGACAGCAAGCACGCCGTGGTGGTCGCGGACCGGACCGAAACCACCACGGCGGCGCACCGGGTGTGGACGCGTGCGCACGCGCGCCTCGGCAACGTCTGGCCGCAGGCCCCGGCCGATCTGGCGGACCTGCGGTTGATCGACCTCCCCCGCCACCGGATCGTCGACGTGCTCCGCCGGCTCACGGCGGAACACCCGACGGACCTTGAGGCGGAGAAGGCTCCGCGCGACTAG
- a CDS encoding NAD(P)-dependent malic enzyme, with protein MEIVVSQAQVSDEDIFHGHERGKLSVAATRPIGEARDLSIAYTPGVAKVSRAIADDPALAARYTWADRLVAVVSDGTAVLGLGDIGARASLPVMEGKSVLFKTFAGLDSIPLVLETTDVDEIVETLVRLRPSFGAVNLEDVSAPRCFELEARLIEALDCPVMHDDQHGTAIVVLAALRGANRVLDRDVANQRVVISGAGAAGVACAKILRAAGVGDVTVLDSKGILHSGRDHLNPIKAELAEITNAEGLRGGIAEAMKGADAFIGLSSSSVDGELLATMTPDPIVFALSNPDPEVHPEVAARYAAVVATGRSDFPNQINNVLAFPGVFKGALDAGATAITENMKLAAADAIVSVAADSLAVDRIVPSPLDERVAPEVAAAVAKAAESDGVATTAVR; from the coding sequence ATGGAGATTGTTGTGTCCCAGGCTCAGGTGAGCGACGAAGACATCTTCCACGGTCACGAGCGCGGAAAGCTCTCGGTGGCCGCCACCCGCCCCATCGGCGAGGCGCGTGACCTCTCCATCGCCTACACCCCCGGTGTGGCGAAGGTCAGCCGCGCCATCGCCGACGACCCCGCGTTGGCCGCCCGCTACACGTGGGCGGACCGCCTCGTCGCCGTGGTGAGCGACGGCACGGCGGTACTCGGCCTCGGGGACATCGGAGCGAGGGCGTCGCTGCCGGTGATGGAAGGCAAGTCGGTGCTCTTCAAGACGTTCGCCGGCCTCGACTCCATCCCTCTGGTGCTCGAGACCACCGACGTCGACGAGATCGTCGAGACGCTCGTGCGGCTGCGGCCGTCGTTCGGGGCGGTCAACCTCGAAGACGTCTCGGCGCCGCGCTGCTTCGAGCTGGAGGCCAGGCTCATCGAGGCGCTCGACTGCCCGGTCATGCACGACGACCAGCACGGCACGGCGATCGTCGTGCTGGCCGCTCTGCGAGGCGCCAACCGCGTGCTCGACCGCGACGTGGCGAACCAGCGGGTGGTCATCTCCGGTGCCGGTGCGGCGGGCGTCGCCTGCGCCAAGATCCTGCGTGCCGCGGGCGTGGGGGACGTCACCGTCCTGGACTCGAAGGGCATCCTGCACAGCGGCCGCGACCACCTCAACCCGATCAAGGCCGAGCTCGCCGAGATCACGAACGCCGAGGGCCTGCGTGGCGGCATCGCGGAGGCGATGAAGGGTGCGGACGCCTTCATCGGGCTGTCCAGCTCCAGCGTGGACGGCGAACTGCTCGCGACGATGACGCCCGATCCCATCGTGTTCGCGCTGTCGAACCCGGATCCGGAAGTGCACCCGGAGGTCGCGGCCCGGTACGCGGCGGTGGTCGCCACGGGTCGCAGCGATTTCCCCAACCAGATCAACAACGTGCTGGCCTTCCCCGGCGTGTTCAAGGGTGCGCTGGACGCGGGCGCGACGGCGATCACGGAGAACATGAAGCTCGCGGCCGCCGACGCGATCGTGTCGGTCGCGGCGGACTCGCTGGCGGTCGACCGGATCGTGCCGAGCCCGCTCGACGAGCGGGTGGCTCCGGAGGTCGCCGCCGCGGTGGCGAAGGCAGCCGAATCGGACGGCGTCGCGACCACGGCGGTGCGCTGA
- a CDS encoding dTDP-4-dehydrorhamnose 3,5-epimerase family protein produces MDVRELSVRDSYEFVPRIFPDQRGFFSAPYQESAFVEAVGHRLSVAQTNNTVSRRGTVRGIHFKDTPPGQGKYVYCARGALLDIVVDIRVGSPTFGQWDAVRLDDTSLRCVYLAEGLGHAVMALEDDTVMTYLCSTGYEPATEHGINPLDPELGLPWPSDVEPVLSDKDAAAPTLAQSLDTGLLPRYDDCVAHYERLRKAEN; encoded by the coding sequence ATGGACGTGCGCGAACTGTCCGTGAGGGACTCCTACGAGTTCGTACCTCGGATCTTCCCGGACCAGCGGGGCTTCTTCTCCGCTCCTTACCAGGAGTCGGCGTTCGTCGAAGCCGTCGGTCACCGGCTGTCCGTCGCGCAGACCAACAACACCGTGTCGCGCCGCGGCACGGTCCGCGGGATCCACTTCAAGGACACCCCGCCCGGCCAGGGCAAGTACGTCTACTGCGCCCGCGGAGCACTGCTCGACATCGTGGTCGACATCCGCGTCGGCTCCCCCACCTTCGGGCAGTGGGACGCCGTGCGCCTCGACGACACGAGTCTGCGGTGCGTCTACCTCGCCGAGGGGCTCGGTCACGCGGTCATGGCCCTCGAGGACGACACCGTCATGACCTACCTGTGCTCCACGGGATACGAACCGGCGACCGAGCACGGCATCAACCCACTCGACCCGGAGCTCGGCCTGCCCTGGCCGTCGGACGTCGAGCCGGTGCTGTCGGACAAGGACGCCGCCGCTCCGACGCTCGCGCAGTCCCTCGACACCGGCCTGCTCCCCCGCTACGACGACTGCGTCGCCCACTACGAGCGGTTGCGCAAGGCGGAGAACTGA
- a CDS encoding histidine phosphatase family protein has protein sequence MPEHHLFLLHHALTEWSAVGRFTGRGDPPLTAVGERQAHAAGRTYALMSDDVPALVLSSPRRATLRTAELAGLTVSDTTDELMEWDYGAYEGRTPDEVQGHTEGWAVWSHPVPGGETVDHVEHRADTLLDRVRRELDRHPVALVVPGDFGRVLIARWLELPTTAGRRFGLDAASLTVLGRANDEPRLLHLNLPPS, from the coding sequence GTGCCCGAGCACCACCTGTTCCTCCTCCACCATGCCCTGACCGAGTGGTCCGCGGTCGGGCGTTTCACGGGCAGAGGCGATCCGCCCCTGACCGCCGTCGGGGAGCGGCAGGCCCACGCGGCCGGGCGCACCTACGCCCTGATGTCGGACGACGTCCCGGCGCTCGTGCTCAGCAGCCCTCGCCGGGCCACTCTCCGGACCGCCGAACTCGCCGGGCTCACGGTGTCCGACACCACCGACGAACTGATGGAGTGGGACTACGGGGCGTACGAGGGCAGGACCCCCGACGAGGTCCAGGGCCACACGGAAGGCTGGGCGGTGTGGTCGCACCCGGTGCCGGGCGGAGAGACCGTCGACCACGTCGAGCACCGGGCCGACACCCTGCTCGACCGAGTGCGACGCGAGCTCGACCGGCATCCCGTCGCGCTGGTCGTACCGGGCGACTTCGGCCGTGTGCTGATCGCCCGGTGGCTCGAACTGCCCACCACGGCGGGCAGGCGGTTCGGCCTCGACGCGGCCAGCCTCACGGTGCTCGGCCGCGCGAACGACGAACCGCGACTGCTGCACCTCAACCTGCCCCCGTCGTGA
- a CDS encoding GNAT family N-acetyltransferase, producing MESRIRRVRESDVDTVVALVHDLAEYEKAPHECHLTSDQLHRALFGEDPALYGHVAEVDGEVVGFTLWFLNFSTWRGVHGIYLEDLYVRPEMRGRGLGKELLATLAKECVDRGYARLEWWVLNWNPATEFYKSLGAQPMDEWTVYRLTDQPLTALASEAPGVAD from the coding sequence GTGGAAAGCCGTATCCGCCGCGTCCGCGAATCGGACGTCGACACCGTCGTGGCGCTCGTCCACGACCTCGCCGAGTACGAGAAGGCCCCGCACGAGTGCCACCTCACCTCCGACCAGCTGCACCGCGCGCTGTTCGGTGAGGACCCCGCCCTGTACGGGCACGTCGCGGAGGTCGACGGCGAGGTCGTCGGCTTCACCCTGTGGTTCCTCAACTTCTCCACCTGGCGCGGCGTGCACGGCATCTACCTGGAGGACCTCTACGTCCGCCCGGAGATGCGCGGCCGGGGCCTCGGCAAGGAGCTGCTGGCGACGCTCGCCAAGGAGTGCGTCGACCGCGGCTACGCCCGGCTGGAGTGGTGGGTGCTGAACTGGAACCCGGCGACCGAGTTCTACAAGTCCCTCGGCGCACAGCCCATGGACGAGTGGACCGTCTACCGGCTCACCGATCAACCCCTGACGGCACTCGCGTCGGAGGCCCCCGGCGTCGCGGACTGA
- a CDS encoding diacylglycerol/lipid kinase family protein, producing the protein MRAVLVVNPQATATTPAGRDVLAHALASQVKLDVVETDYRGHAMTVARAAAADDIDLVVAHGGDGTVNEVVNGLLAVSGGRPGSFDAVPMLGVVPGGSANVFARALGLPRDPVEATHHLLNALRERRSRQVGLGRADGRWFTFNAGVGWDADVVAAVDQRRGKRTSPSLYLRTAVRCYLRPPQGHPELTVQVPGKEPATVRTAFVSNTDPWSYLGPRPVHLNNGCSFDTGLGLFALTGLGLPTVLRHVRQALRKRGEHRGRRLIRHDDLSLVGITARSPVNLQVDGDLVGQRTHVEFVSVPRALTVAV; encoded by the coding sequence GTGCGCGCTGTACTCGTCGTCAACCCTCAGGCCACCGCCACCACACCTGCTGGTCGCGACGTGCTCGCGCACGCGCTGGCCAGTCAGGTGAAGCTCGACGTGGTCGAGACCGACTACCGCGGGCACGCCATGACGGTCGCGCGCGCCGCCGCGGCGGACGACATCGACCTGGTGGTCGCCCACGGCGGTGACGGCACTGTCAACGAGGTCGTGAACGGCCTCCTCGCGGTGTCGGGCGGCAGGCCCGGCTCCTTCGACGCCGTGCCGATGCTGGGCGTGGTGCCGGGTGGGTCCGCGAACGTGTTCGCGCGTGCCCTCGGTCTTCCGCGTGACCCCGTCGAGGCGACACACCATCTGCTGAATGCTCTGCGGGAGCGGCGGAGCAGGCAGGTGGGGCTCGGCCGTGCCGACGGACGGTGGTTCACGTTCAACGCCGGAGTGGGTTGGGACGCCGACGTGGTCGCGGCGGTGGATCAACGGCGCGGCAAGCGGACGAGCCCGTCGCTGTATCTGCGGACCGCGGTGCGGTGTTATCTGCGGCCGCCGCAGGGCCATCCAGAGCTGACGGTGCAGGTCCCGGGCAAGGAACCGGCAACGGTGCGCACGGCGTTCGTGTCCAACACGGACCCGTGGAGTTATCTCGGCCCTCGGCCCGTGCACCTGAACAACGGCTGCTCGTTCGACACCGGACTCGGTTTGTTCGCTCTCACCGGGCTCGGGCTGCCGACCGTGTTGCGACACGTCCGGCAAGCGCTGCGCAAGCGCGGGGAGCACCGCGGGCGACGTCTGATTCGTCACGACGACCTGTCGTTGGTCGGCATCACTGCGCGATCACCGGTAAACTTGCAGGTCGACGGAGATCTGGTGGGTCAACGCACTCACGTGGAGTTCGTCAGTGTGCCTCGGGCGCTCACGGTTGCGGTGTGA
- a CDS encoding WhiB family transcriptional regulator — MDWRHRAACRDEDPELFFPVGTSGPALSQITAAKAVCHRCTVASDCLAWALASGQDAGVWGGMSEDERRALKRRRAQIGTRSSF; from the coding sequence ATGGACTGGCGCCACCGCGCGGCCTGCCGAGACGAAGACCCGGAACTGTTCTTCCCCGTGGGCACCAGCGGTCCCGCTCTGTCTCAGATCACTGCGGCGAAGGCTGTGTGCCACCGCTGCACCGTGGCCTCCGACTGCCTGGCCTGGGCTCTGGCCAGCGGTCAGGACGCCGGCGTCTGGGGCGGTATGAGCGAGGACGAGCGGCGTGCGCTGAAGCGTCGTCGCGCGCAGATCGGCACGCGTAGCAGCTTCTGA
- a CDS encoding sensor histidine kinase yields the protein MSTLAELLADHTGLPGESVDHLQLVVAEWQLLADLSFADFLMWVPVEEGADAFVCVSQVRPTTAPTAHPEDVVGARFTNEEHPQLIRAMREGRICREEEPHWYRDLPMRREAIPVRLGDSVIAVLSRETNLATPRVPSPLEIAYLGSAADLCQMIADGTFPSPGAATDVHTSPRVGDGLVRVDQGGTVVFASPNGQSAYHRMGYESDLVGARLVPLTRSLVRDPFDATDVAHRIRDAIDGKPGTRTEVESRRGAVVLFRALPLRPAGRAAGALVLVRDVTEVKRRDRALMSKDATIREIHHRVKNNLQTVAALLRLQSRRTHSDEAQQALTESVRRVSSIAMVHEALSMSVDEKVDLDTLFDKVLPMVGEVATAESHVRVSRTGSFGIVAAELATPLVMVVAELVQNAVGHAFSAGRNGRVEIVVERSARWLDVLVRDDGKGLPAGFSLERANGLGLQIARTLVESELRGSLSLRGIREDDTTAGGAPMGEDGVKTTGTEAAIRIPLSRRT from the coding sequence ATGTCCACCCTTGCTGAGCTGCTCGCCGACCACACAGGGCTCCCCGGCGAGTCCGTCGACCATCTGCAACTCGTGGTGGCCGAGTGGCAACTCCTCGCCGACCTGTCGTTCGCGGACTTCCTGATGTGGGTCCCGGTCGAGGAAGGTGCGGACGCGTTCGTCTGCGTGTCCCAGGTGCGCCCGACGACCGCACCGACCGCGCATCCGGAGGACGTCGTCGGCGCGCGGTTCACGAACGAGGAGCACCCGCAGTTGATCCGGGCCATGCGGGAGGGGCGGATCTGCCGGGAGGAGGAACCGCACTGGTACCGCGACCTCCCGATGCGTCGCGAAGCGATCCCGGTGCGCCTCGGGGATTCCGTGATCGCCGTCTTGTCGCGGGAGACGAACCTCGCGACGCCGAGGGTGCCGAGTCCCCTGGAGATCGCGTACCTCGGCAGTGCGGCGGACCTCTGCCAGATGATCGCCGACGGCACGTTCCCCAGCCCGGGAGCCGCGACCGACGTGCACACCAGCCCGAGAGTGGGGGACGGCCTGGTCCGCGTCGACCAGGGCGGCACCGTGGTGTTCGCGAGTCCCAACGGGCAGTCGGCGTACCACCGGATGGGCTACGAGTCGGACCTCGTCGGCGCCCGGCTCGTCCCGCTGACGCGATCTCTGGTGCGTGATCCGTTCGACGCCACCGACGTGGCCCACCGCATCCGCGACGCGATCGACGGCAAGCCCGGCACCCGCACCGAGGTCGAGTCGCGGCGCGGTGCGGTGGTGCTCTTCCGCGCGCTGCCACTGCGCCCGGCGGGCCGCGCGGCCGGCGCGCTCGTGCTCGTGCGGGACGTCACCGAGGTCAAGCGCCGCGATCGGGCGCTGATGTCGAAGGACGCGACCATCCGCGAGATCCACCACCGGGTCAAGAACAACCTTCAGACGGTCGCCGCGCTGCTGCGGCTGCAGTCGCGGCGGACGCACTCGGACGAAGCCCAGCAGGCACTGACCGAGTCGGTGCGTCGCGTGTCGTCCATCGCGATGGTGCACGAGGCGTTGTCGATGTCGGTGGACGAGAAAGTCGATCTCGACACGCTCTTCGACAAGGTGCTGCCGATGGTGGGCGAGGTCGCCACGGCCGAATCGCACGTGCGCGTCAGCCGCACCGGTTCGTTCGGGATCGTGGCCGCCGAGCTCGCCACACCGCTCGTGATGGTGGTGGCCGAACTCGTGCAGAACGCCGTGGGCCACGCGTTCTCCGCCGGCCGCAACGGACGCGTCGAGATCGTGGTCGAGCGCTCCGCGCGCTGGCTGGACGTCCTGGTCCGCGACGACGGCAAGGGGCTGCCCGCGGGCTTCTCGCTGGAGCGCGCCAACGGCCTCGGGTTGCAGATCGCGCGCACGCTCGTCGAATCCGAGCTGCGCGGTTCGTTGTCGCTACGGGGAATCCGCGAGGACGACACCACGGCGGGCGGGGCGCCGATGGGCGAGGACGGGGTGAAAACGACGGGAACCGAAGCGGCGATCCGCATTCCGCTCAGCCGGCGTACGTGA
- a CDS encoding 50S ribosomal protein bL37 has translation MSKRARKRRDRKKNSANHGKKPNS, from the coding sequence ATGTCGAAGCGAGCTCGCAAGCGGCGCGACCGCAAGAAGAACAGCGCCAACCACGGCAAGAAGCCGAACTCCTGA
- the ybaK gene encoding Cys-tRNA(Pro) deacylase produces MAGKGTPATALLTKRKVPHAVHTYEHDPGESSYGSEAAAALGIAEERVFKTLVAEVDGKLTVGVVPVTGQLNLKALASAVGGKKAKMADADAATRATGYVLGGISPLGQRTRLPVVVDESVRRFDTVFCSGGRRGLEIELAPDDLVSLTGATVASIAG; encoded by the coding sequence GTGGCTGGAAAGGGAACACCCGCGACTGCGTTGCTGACCAAGCGCAAGGTCCCGCACGCCGTCCACACCTACGAGCACGACCCAGGGGAGTCGTCGTACGGTTCGGAGGCGGCGGCCGCTCTCGGAATTGCCGAGGAGCGCGTATTCAAAACGTTGGTGGCGGAGGTGGACGGCAAGCTCACAGTGGGAGTGGTGCCCGTCACCGGCCAGCTGAATCTCAAGGCGCTCGCCTCGGCGGTCGGCGGCAAGAAGGCGAAGATGGCCGACGCCGATGCCGCCACGCGCGCGACCGGTTACGTTCTCGGCGGCATCTCGCCGCTCGGTCAACGCACCCGCCTGCCCGTGGTGGTGGACGAGTCGGTACGGCGTTTCGACACCGTGTTCTGCTCGGGGGGCCGGCGGGGCCTGGAAATCGAACTCGCCCCCGACGACCTGGTGTCGCTCACCGGAGCCACCGTGGCGTCCATCGCGGGCTGA